The Bdellovibrio sp. NC01 genome includes the window CTCCAACATTTCATCGTCAATCCCGATAGCTTTTACGTGAAAAGACTCGCCACCGGCTCCGCGCAATAGCAACTGTCCTTGTTCGGCAACAAGGTTTTGGAAAAGCTCTTTACGATCCGAGATAGCGATGTTTTTAAAAGCGGATTGTCCAATGATCATTATTTTTTTCCAGAATACTTGATGTAGATTTCTCGCTGTAGATCCATCATCAGACTGAGTAATCGGTTTTCTTTCGTCAAATCGATATTCATAAACTGCAAGCCCGCGACTTGCGTTTTATCGTTTACCTTTGCAAAACGCACTTCAAGATCAAATTCCAAAGCGCGGCGTGCACCCAAGCGAATGGTCCCTTTGATGCGCTCCCCGATTACAAATTCAGGAGTCACGAAAGGACATTCGATTTTAATACCACCGGCACTGATGTCTTTGATTTTGCTTTCAAGGAAATAATTTTTTCCACCGTGAAGATACAGCGTGAAAACGGCTTCGTATTTTTCAGGCAAGTCGATGCGTGCATTTGCACGTCGTTGCAGTTGAAACAGATCGCCATCGATTTTTACGACAGCCCAACCGGAATTAAAACTTAATTCCGACTGAAAGAAATAGCGCTCGGTTTTGAATGGGAAATTGACCATGACCTTTTGCGCGACTTCGTGTTTCTTTGAATCTTCCGTGTGATGACAAAGTAGCTCTTCATCTTTTTCAGTTTGAATGGCGATCAAATGAAAAATATCGTCGCCTTCGCCTTTCAGCGAAATCTGCGCGCGATCCGAAGCGAGTTCCCTGAAAAGCATTTTCTTTTCAGAGACCGCAACTTTTTTAAATATCATCTGACCTTGATCAGCCATTAAACTCTCTCTAAAGCTCTTTCCCAACGTGCCATGCGTGCTTTACGGGCCTTGGGATCCATTTTAACTTTAAATTCTTTATTGGTCTTCCAAACTTTTTTAAGTTCTTTGATATCTTTCCAGAAACCGCAACCAAGGCCTGCCATAAACGCGGCACCCATGGCTGTTGTCTCAAGATTTTCAGGGCGGATCACATTGAGACCCAGATAGTCAGCTTGTAGTTGCATTAAAAGATCGTTCGCGGCAGCACCGCCATCGACTTTCAAAGACTTCAACTTCTTGCCCATATCTTTTTGCATCGTCACCATGACGTCGACGTTTTGCAAAGCCATGGCTTCCAAAGTCGCGCGCGCAATGTGTGCTTTCGTCGTTCCGCGAGTCAGGCCACAAATCAAACCGCGAGCTTCCGGCTGCCAGTGAGGCGCCCCCAAACCCGTCAATGCGGGAACAAATTCAACGCCCTCGGTATCGTCGACCGTTTTTGCTAATTTCTCAATATCAGACGATTGTGCAAATAGTCCCAAACCATCGCGCAACCATTGAACCGCAGCTCCGCACACGAAGGCACCACCTTCAAGAGCGTAAACTGTGTCTTCGTTTTTTAAGCGCCAAGCGATTGTCGCCAGCAATTTATTTTTTGAAGTGACAGCTTTTTTACCGGTATTAACCAGCACGAAACTGCCCGTGCCGAACGTACATTTTGTATCACCGGGTTCAAAACAGATTTGCCCGAACAAGGCCGATTGTTGATCGCCCAAAATTCCTGTGATTGGAATTCCGTCTGGCAAGAAGCCCAAACCTTGCGTGCGACCGAACTCTGCATTCGAAGGACAGATTTCTGGCATCAACGCAGCCGGCACATTAAAGAGTTTCAACAACTCTTCATCCCACCAGCCTTTATGAATATTCATAAGCATCGTGCGGGAAGCATTGCTGACGTCCGTTTTGTGCGATTGTTTTCCCGTCAAACGCCACAACAAATAGGTATCGACGGTGCCAGCTAACAATTCACCGGCTTTGGCTTTTTTAGCTGCTCCATTTACGTTTTTTAAAATCCATTGAATTTTTGTCGCAGAAAAATAAGGATCCAAAACCAGGCCCGTGCGCGCTGTAATGAATTTCTCTTTTTTGGCTTTCTTTAATTTTTCGCAGATGTCTTGGGTACGACGGCATTGCCAAACGATAGCGTTGTAAACGGCTTTACCTGTTTTTTGATCCCACACCATGACAGTTTCACGTTGATTTGTGATTCCAATGGCAGCGATTTGCGAACCTTGCAATTTGGCTTTTTCCAAAACTGTGCGCATCGCTCGTTGCGTGGAATACCAAATATCTTCGGGGTCGTGTTCTACCCAACCTGGTTTGGGGAAAATCTGTTTGAAGGTTTCACGTGCCTCGGCAACAAGACCTCCGGCTTGATTGATAATGCAAGCTCTAGAGCTGGTTGTTCCCTGGTCGATGGCCATGATAAAAGTAGAAGACATAAACACTCCCAAAATCGCTGGATGATCACTCTCAATCATGAAGAAATTTTTGCCGAAACCCAACGAAAAAATTTTTGGTCTAAAATCTCTGGATAGAGACACGCTGATCTATCGTGTTCTTCCCCGCTTTCTTTTAGAAATCCTACGCAAATACTTCCGCCTTGAGGTGGAGGGTGCTGAAAACATCCCACGCCGTGGTGCCGTTATCATTGCGCCTAATCATTCGGGCTATTCAGGATTTGATGCGTTTCTTTTGGGTCACGTCATTCAAGAGGAAGCGAAACGTGTGCCGCGCGTTTTGACTCACCACTTCTGGTTTCTGACAGAAACGACAGCGATCCCAGCACAAAAAATGGGTTTTACGGAAGCAACTTATGAAAATGGCCTCAATGCCCTCAAAAAAGGAAATGCCATTGTGCTTTTTCCTGAAGGCGAGCAAGGGAATTTCAAACCCACGACTGAAAGATATCAACTGCAAGAATTCAAACGTGGTTTCGTGCGCATGGCTTTAGAAGCTGGCTGCCCGATTGTACCGGCGATTGTTTTGGGCGCGGAAGAGACTCACATCAATTTGAAGAAATTGAAATTCACGAAATTCTTAAAAGGCTCCGTCATTCCGTTGCCGCTGAATGTTTTGCCATTGCCAGCGAAGTGGCGCATTCGCTTTTTAGAGCCGATTGAACTTCCCTACAAAGCGTCCTCAGTTAATGATGCGGAACTTGTGCACGACATTGCCCAAGATATTCAAGAAAAGATGCAAGCCGCGGTTGAAGAAGAAATCGCCAAACGCGGAAATGCATTTCTTTAGAACCTACTTCAGCGAAGCTGAAGTGCGGACCAGCTAGTTATGTTTATCAGGAATGTCAGCGCCGACTGTGCGCAAGACGGCATTCCATTTCGTCGTAAGAACCCCACCGTCATCACGATCACGGCTGACAAGATTCTTCGTTAGAATTGCGGCAAGGCCTAATGAAATCACCATCAAAAGAACCCATTCGATGATGACCTGACCTCGATTATTTTTAATCATAGTGGGATTAGGATATCACAGCTCGACGTCTGCGACAGCGCGAAGACGCTCAACTGGACGCCAATTTTCCATTGTGATACGCAAAGTATCTACCAAAAGATCCAGGTTTTCGTCTTCAATTGGGCCGCGAAGACCGATAACCACGTCTTCGTTCCACTTCTCAACTTGTAAGCAAGTCTTCATTGGATTTGCATCTTCAAAAGATAACTCGAAGCTTTCAACTGTTGGGTAAACCATCACCAGAATGTTCGCGCCTGAAGCTTTCGAACGATCTTTCGCGACAGCGACTTCGTTCAACAAGCGTTGTTGGATCATGAAGTAAATCTTCAGCGCCAACGACTCATGAAACTGAGCGAAGTAGATGCGGATGGGACCATCAAAGATGGCACTGTTAAAAGCAGGATTAAAATATTTCGACTGCATTAAAGTGGTATACGATGATCTCATTGTTGTAGCTTCCCCCTCACCACAACCCAAGACTAGAAAGAAACTTGCACTTTATTCAAACAAATAATTTAAGAATCTTAAATTTCTTAACGCAAGCTATCATTTCAAAGGGTCAAAAGCCTTCTTTCCTCGAATGAAAACCTGCTTTTCAGAGGCCTCACCCACGCTATAGAACAAAGTCCGCCAATCTTGCGGAGTGCACACAAGATCAGCACTCTTGCCAACCTCCAAAGATCCGACTTCGTTTTGCAAATTCAAGGCGTACGCGGCACCCACTGTGTAAGCTGCCAGCACTTGAGGTAAAGACATTTTCATTTCAAGGCGTGCAAGCAAACCTACAAGATTCAGATCCTGCGTTGGCGAGGTGCCTGGATTAAAATCAGTCGCTAAAGCCACACGAGCCCCCGCTTCGATCAATTCTTTTGCCGGAGGATATTTCGTACGCGTGTAAAGGTCCGCTGACGGCAACATCACACAAGTCACTTCCGATTTTGCCAAGGCTTTGATTTCTTTATCTGTGATTTGCAACAAGTGATCGCCTGATAAAGCGCCCAATTTTATCGCCGTATCTGCGCCCCCACTTAATGTCATTTGATCAGCATGAATCAAAACATCAAACCCGAGTTCTTGCGCACGACGCAGATATTTTTCTGACGCCTCTTTCGGGAAAAATCCTTTTTCAATAAAGACATCCACCCTGCGTGCGAGCTTTTTCTTTTTCACTTCTGGCAGAACTTTTTCCGACAAGAAATCCAAATAACTTTCGTAAGTTGAAAATTCAGGTGGCAGAGCATGAGCCCCCAGGAACGTAGCAACGGTTCTTGCGCCTTCAAGCTTCTGAACGGCTTGAAGGACTTTCAATTCATCTTTTAAGTTCAAGGCATAACCTGACTTCACTTCAACCGTCGTGACACCTTGACTGATGAAATGGTTCACGCGCTTTTGACCTTGCTTCACAAGATCGTTTAAAGAAGAACCGCGCGTATGCTTCATGGTTGAAAGAATACCGCCACCCTTAGCCGCGATTTCCTGATAGCTAACACCTTGGTTGCGCATTTCAAATTCTGCGGCACGGTCACCTGCAAAAATCAGATGTGTGTGACACTCAACAAATCCAGGCAGGACTGTCATGCCTTTCATATCGAATTCTTTGTGATTTTTTTTGGCGAATTCTTTTGGCAACTTGTTGCCAATCCACGCGATCTTGTCTTTTTCAATTAAGATCGATTGTTTGTGGGAAATGCTAAGATCTTCTTCAACAATATGGCGTCCGTGTTTTTCGCGCGCGCCTTGAAGAGTCAAAAGTGTCGAGATGTTTTTTAAAAGAATGCCCATGTGTTCATTCAAACACACGGGCATGAGGGATCAAGGACTTTGGAGTTCCTATTGAATTTTAATCGAATGACTGCGTGCGCCTTCCTGTTTTGGAATCGTCACATGCAATACACCATCTTTAAATTCCGCTTGAACTTTATCTGCGGCAACATGCGCTGGTAAGCTGAATGATCTTTGGAATTTTCCATGAACACGTTCAGCGTATTTACCTTCGCCTTTGGTTTCTTTTGTACGTTCACCAGAAATAGTTAAGACGTTGTCTTCAATATCAACCTTGATATTTTCTTTCGTCATTCCTGGCAAATCGGCTGTGACTAGATAAGCGTTTTCACGTTCATCGATGTCGACAGCAGGATTGAAACTCATTCCACTGCGTGACAAAGCAGGCGAGCGATCAAACTCATTAATAAACTCTTCAAATTGCGAAAATAAATCGTTCGCAGGACGTCTTGCAGCCCAAGGGGCTAATGATCTCATAGGCATAAAATCCTCCTAGTTTTGAGTAATAAAACATTGCGAAGGTATTTTCCGGAATCACTTCTCAAGGTTAGTATGTGGTCGTCTTCAAAGGTGTCAAGTTAGGCAGAAAAAAGAAATTATCCTTAAGTCGAAACCAGGATTTCACGTTGTGACTAAAAACAAAGGGCCGGTCTACTGACCAGCCCTTCTTTGATTTAACATTTTTAAATATATGGCCTTAGTGATTTTCTGGAGCAAACCACAAGTCGATGACTTCGCCCTTTTTCTCTTTACCTTTTTCAATAAAGATAAATGAACTGCGTTCGCGCACTTGCGCACGACCCGCAACACTGTTCACGGCCGAGCCATCATATTTTAAACTGATGGATTTGATTTTTGTTTTAAGCGGAACCAATTCACCTTTTTGTGAAATGCCGTCACCGTTTTTATCAAACCACAAAAGCAATTTTCCAAAGTCTTTGTCTTTGCTGTCAATAACGCCGTCTTTGTTGCTATCGAATTCACGAAGCGCTTCAAAACCATTTTTGTATTTGCCGCTTTCGTTACCGAACAACTCTTCAGCCTTTGTGATTTTACCATCGCCATCACGATCAATCGCAATGAAGGCACCTGGTGCACCCGCCTCTGGCCACATTGATTTGCCCGAAGGATTCAATGGGAAGTCCACAGACGCTTTAAACTCTGGGCGCTTATCATCAAAGAACACCATCAATGGAGAAAAGAAGCCTCCGCAGAAACCATTCTCCCCAGGGAAGTAGGCAGCGACATTATAAGTCTTTTTATCTTTCGAAGCCGCTGTGTAAACGCTGGCTGAAAGAGGTCCCGTATAACCGCGATAGTCGTCAGGGTTCACAGAACTTTTCATACCATTTTCATAGTACGGTCCTGAGTATTGACCACGATTGCCCGGAGTTTCAAACTCTTGATCAAAAGAAACAGATCCCAATTCCGCAGCGATACTTGCCTGCGAAATATTGCCGTTTTCATCCACTGTTACAGAGGACGCAATCGGCAGATTCAAGCGCACGACGTTGCCGGAAACGGCACCAGTCACATTCATACCCGCTGGAGCAGAAATCGCTGAAGCAGGAATTGCCAGCGAATTCAAACCGCCACTTGGTGTAACAAGTGAAGCAGGATATTTAACCATGATCTTTTTTTCCACGCCGTGGTCTTTAACGATCAAGGTCATATTCACAATACTGTATGGAGAGATTGGATTCGTCACAAAACGAAGATTCGTACCGAAGCACGTATTCGTGATAACGATGCTGAGACCGTCATCAGTAGAGCGTGTGACTTGACCAGAAAGAACGACGCCTTGGAAACCAGCCGTCGAACCCGCCCCCGAGTTCACTGTTCCAGGGTCACCCGCAAAGGCGACACTTGCCATGGCACCAACGAATGGCACCAAAGACCACTTAAACATACAAGCCCCCTATCATTTCCCCGTTCGAACAATATTAAAGTAAACCACTGAGTCGTGTGGATCTTTACGCGAAAACTCAACGCGATCGATGTCATAGGCAACCAATGACGGCGATGTAAATTGAGAACCCTTGTAAATGCTCCTCCACAAGTTCACTTTTTTAGTTTTACTGTCCTGATCTAAATAATACTTGATAATCGATACAGCCTTCAAGCGCACAAGAGGAGCGGCTCCTCCCATCGGCGGTATTTCTCTTAAGAACGAATCTTCGTTCTCAATC containing:
- the hutI gene encoding imidazolonepropionase, with the protein product MGILLKNISTLLTLQGAREKHGRHIVEEDLSISHKQSILIEKDKIAWIGNKLPKEFAKKNHKEFDMKGMTVLPGFVECHTHLIFAGDRAAEFEMRNQGVSYQEIAAKGGGILSTMKHTRGSSLNDLVKQGQKRVNHFISQGVTTVEVKSGYALNLKDELKVLQAVQKLEGARTVATFLGAHALPPEFSTYESYLDFLSEKVLPEVKKKKLARRVDVFIEKGFFPKEASEKYLRRAQELGFDVLIHADQMTLSGGADTAIKLGALSGDHLLQITDKEIKALAKSEVTCVMLPSADLYTRTKYPPAKELIEAGARVALATDFNPGTSPTQDLNLVGLLARLEMKMSLPQVLAAYTVGAAYALNLQNEVGSLEVGKSADLVCTPQDWRTLFYSVGEASEKQVFIRGKKAFDPLK
- the glpK gene encoding glycerol kinase GlpK gives rise to the protein MSSTFIMAIDQGTTSSRACIINQAGGLVAEARETFKQIFPKPGWVEHDPEDIWYSTQRAMRTVLEKAKLQGSQIAAIGITNQRETVMVWDQKTGKAVYNAIVWQCRRTQDICEKLKKAKKEKFITARTGLVLDPYFSATKIQWILKNVNGAAKKAKAGELLAGTVDTYLLWRLTGKQSHKTDVSNASRTMLMNIHKGWWDEELLKLFNVPAALMPEICPSNAEFGRTQGLGFLPDGIPITGILGDQQSALFGQICFEPGDTKCTFGTGSFVLVNTGKKAVTSKNKLLATIAWRLKNEDTVYALEGGAFVCGAAVQWLRDGLGLFAQSSDIEKLAKTVDDTEGVEFVPALTGLGAPHWQPEARGLICGLTRGTTKAHIARATLEAMALQNVDVMVTMQKDMGKKLKSLKVDGGAAANDLLMQLQADYLGLNVIRPENLETTAMGAAFMAGLGCGFWKDIKELKKVWKTNKEFKVKMDPKARKARMARWERALERV
- a CDS encoding EF-hand domain-containing protein; this encodes MFKWSLVPFVGAMASVAFAGDPGTVNSGAGSTAGFQGVVLSGQVTRSTDDGLSIVITNTCFGTNLRFVTNPISPYSIVNMTLIVKDHGVEKKIMVKYPASLVTPSGGLNSLAIPASAISAPAGMNVTGAVSGNVVRLNLPIASSVTVDENGNISQASIAAELGSVSFDQEFETPGNRGQYSGPYYENGMKSSVNPDDYRGYTGPLSASVYTAASKDKKTYNVAAYFPGENGFCGGFFSPLMVFFDDKRPEFKASVDFPLNPSGKSMWPEAGAPGAFIAIDRDGDGKITKAEELFGNESGKYKNGFEALREFDSNKDGVIDSKDKDFGKLLLWFDKNGDGISQKGELVPLKTKIKSISLKYDGSAVNSVAGRAQVRERSSFIFIEKGKEKKGEVIDLWFAPENH
- a CDS encoding Hsp20/alpha crystallin family protein, which encodes MRSLAPWAARRPANDLFSQFEEFINEFDRSPALSRSGMSFNPAVDIDERENAYLVTADLPGMTKENIKVDIEDNVLTISGERTKETKGEGKYAERVHGKFQRSFSLPAHVAADKVQAEFKDGVLHVTIPKQEGARSHSIKIQ
- a CDS encoding lysophospholipid acyltransferase family protein, yielding MKKFLPKPNEKIFGLKSLDRDTLIYRVLPRFLLEILRKYFRLEVEGAENIPRRGAVIIAPNHSGYSGFDAFLLGHVIQEEAKRVPRVLTHHFWFLTETTAIPAQKMGFTEATYENGLNALKKGNAIVLFPEGEQGNFKPTTERYQLQEFKRGFVRMALEAGCPIVPAIVLGAEETHINLKKLKFTKFLKGSVIPLPLNVLPLPAKWRIRFLEPIELPYKASSVNDAELVHDIAQDIQEKMQAAVEEEIAKRGNAFL
- a CDS encoding PilZ domain-containing protein translates to MADQGQMIFKKVAVSEKKMLFRELASDRAQISLKGEGDDIFHLIAIQTEKDEELLCHHTEDSKKHEVAQKVMVNFPFKTERYFFQSELSFNSGWAVVKIDGDLFQLQRRANARIDLPEKYEAVFTLYLHGGKNYFLESKIKDISAGGIKIECPFVTPEFVIGERIKGTIRLGARRALEFDLEVRFAKVNDKTQVAGLQFMNIDLTKENRLLSLMMDLQREIYIKYSGKK